One Symphalangus syndactylus isolate Jambi chromosome 20, NHGRI_mSymSyn1-v2.1_pri, whole genome shotgun sequence DNA segment encodes these proteins:
- the RPL27 gene encoding large ribosomal subunit protein eL27 — translation MGKFMKPGKVVLVLAGRYSGRKAVIVKNIDDGTSDRPYSHALVAGIDRYPRKVTAAMGKKKIAKRSKIKSFVKVYNYNHLMPTRYSVDIPLDKTVVNKDVFRDPALKRKARREAKVKFEERYKTGKNKWFFQKLRF, via the exons ATGGGCAAGTTCATGAAACCTGGGAAGGTGGTGCTTGTCCTGGCTGGACGCTACTCCGGACGCAAAGCTGTCATCGTGAAG AACATTGATGATGGCACCTCAGATCGCCCCTACAGCCATGCTCTGGTGGCTGGAATTGACCGCTACCCCCGCAAAGTGACAGCTGCCATGGGCAAGAAGAAGATCGCCAAGAGGTCAAAGATAAAGTCTTTTGTGAAAGTTTATAACTACAATCACCTAATGCCCACAAG GTACTCTGTGGATATCCCCTTGGACAAAACTGTCGTCAATAAGGATGTCTTCAGAGATCCTGCTCTTAAACGCAAGGCCCGACGGGAAGCCAAGGTCAAGTTTGAAGAGAG aTACAAGACAGGCAAGAACAAGTGGTTCTTCCAGAAACTGCGGTTTTAG
- the IFI35 gene encoding interferon-induced 35 kDa protein, which translates to MSAPLDAALHALQEEQARLQMRLRELQQLRKELWDSPKDKVPFSVPKIPLVFRGHTQQDPEVPKSLVSNLRIHCPLLAGSALITFDDPKVAEQVLQQKEHTINMEECRLRVQVQPLELPMVTTIQVSSQLSGQRVLVTGFPASLRLSEEELLDKLEIFFGKTRNGGGDVDVRELLQGSVMLGFARDGVAQRLCQIGQFRVPLDGQQVPLRVSPYVNGEIQKAEIRSQPVPRSVLVLNIPDILDGLELHDVLEVHFQKPTRGGGEVEALTVIPQGQQGLAVFTSESG; encoded by the exons ATGTCAGCCCCGCTTGATGCC GCCCTCCACGCCCTTCAGGAGGAGCAGGCCAGACTCCAGATGAGGCTGCGGGAGCTGCAGCAGCTGAGAAAGGAGCTCTGGGACTCCCCCAAAGACAAA GTCCCGTTTTCAGTGCCGAAGATCCCCCTGGTATTCCGAGGACACACCCAGCAGGACCCGGAAGTGCCTAAGTCTTTAGTTTCCAATTTGCGGATCCACTGCCCTTTGCTTGCGGGCTCTGCTCTGATCACCTTTGATGACCCCAAAG TGGCTGAGCAGGTGCTGCAACAAAAGGAGCACACGATCAACATGGAGGAGTGCCGGCTGCGGGTGCAGGTCCAGCCCTTGGAGCTGCCCATGGTCACCACCATCCAG GTGTCCAGCCAGTTGAGTGGCCAGAGGGTGTTGGTCACTGGATTTCCTGCCAGCCTCAGGCTGAGTGAGGAGGAGCTGCTGGACAAGCTGGAGATCTTCTTTGGCAAGACTAGGAACGGAGGTGGCGATGTGGATGTTCGGGAGCTGCTGCAAGGGAGTGTCATGCTGGGGTTTGCTAGGGATGGAG TGGCTCAGCGTCTGTGCCAAATTGGCCAGTTCAGAGTGCCACTGGATGGACAGCAGGTCCCTCTGAGAGTCTCTCCCTATGTGAATGGGGAGatccagaaggctgag ATCAGGTCGCAGCCAGTTCCCCGCTCGGTACTGGTGCTCAACATTCCTGATATCTTGGATGGCCTGGAGCTGCACGACGTCCTGGAGGTCCACTTCCAGAAGCCCACCCGCGGGGGCGGGGAGGTAGAGGCCCTGACAGTCATACCCCAAGGACAGCAGGGCCTAGCAGTCTTCACCTCTGAGTCAGGCTAG
- the VAT1 gene encoding synaptic vesicle membrane protein VAT-1 homolog isoform X1, with product MSAEREVTEVATVVAAAEAGAGEDASSPPPKTEAASDPQQPAASEGAAAAASPPPLRCLVLTGFGGYDKVKLQSRPAAPPAPGPGQLTLRVRACGLNFADLMARQGLYDRLPPLPVTPGMEGAGVVIAVGEGVSDRKAGDRVMVLNRSGMWQEEVTVPSVQTFLMPEAMTFEEAAALLVNYITAYMVLFDFGNLRPGHSVLVHMAAGGVGMAAVQLCRTVENVTVFGTASASKHEALKENGVTHPIDYHTTDYVDEIKKISPKGVDIVMDPLGGSDTAKGYNLLKPMGKVVTYGMANLLTGPKRNLMALARTWWNQFSVTALQLLQANRAVCGFHLGYLDGEVELVSGVVARLLALYNQGHIKPHIDSVWPFEKVADAMKQMQEKKNVGKVLLVPGPEKEN from the exons ATGTCCGCCGAGAGAGAGGTAACCGAGGTAGCCACTGTGGTGGCGGCGGCCGAGGCAGGGGCGGGGGAAGACGCCTCTTCGCCGCCTCCGAAAACCGAGGCAGCGAGCGACCCCCAGCAGCCCGCGGCCTCCGAaggggccgccgccgccgcctcgccGCCACCGCTGCGCTGCCTAGTGCTCACCGGCTTTGGAGGCTACGACAAGGTGAAGCTGCAGAGCCGGCCGGCAGCGCCCCCGGCCCCTGGGCCCGGCCAGCTGACGCTGCGTGTGCGGGCCTGCGGGCTCAACTTCGCAGACCTCATGGCCAGGCAGGGGCTGTACGACCGTCTCCCGCCGCTGCCTGTCACTCCGGGCATGGAGGGCGCGGGCGTTGTGATCGCAGTGGGCGAGGGAGTCAGCGACCGCAAG GCAGGAGACCGGGTGATGGTATTGAACCGGTCAGGGATGTGGCAGGAAGAGGTGACTGTGCCCTCGGTCCAGACCTTCCTGATGCCTGAGGCCATGACCTTTGAGGAAGCTGCTGCCTTGCTCGTCAATTACATTACAGCCTACATGGTCCTCTTTGACTTCGGCAACCTACGGCCTGGCCACAGCGTCTTGGTACACATGGCTGCAG GGGGTGTGGGTATGGCTGCCGTGCAGCTGTGCCGTACAGTGGAGAATGTGACGGTGTTCGGAACGGCCTCGGCCAGCAAGCATGAGGCACTGAAGGAGAATGGGGTCACACATCCCATCGACTATCACACGACTGACTACGTGGATGAGATCAAGAAGATTTCCCCTAAAG GAGTGGACATTGTCATGGACCCTCTGGGTGGGTCAGATACTGCCAAGGGCTACAACCTCCTGAAACCCATGGGCAAAGTCGTCACCTATG GAATGGCCAACCTGCTGACGGGCCCCAAACGGAACCTGATGGCCCTGGCCCGGACATGGTGGAATCAATTCAGCGTGACAGCTCTGCAGCTGCTGCAGGCCAACCGGGCTGTGTGTGGCTTCCACCTGGGATACCTGGATGGTGAGGTGGAGCTGGTCAGTGGTGTGGTGGCCCGCCTCCTGGCTCTGTACAACCAGGGCCACATCAAGCCCCACATTGACTCAGTCTGGCCCTTCGAGAAG gTGGCTGATGCCATGAAACAGATGCAGGAGAAGAAGAATGTGGGCAAGGTCCTCCTGGTTCCAGGGCCAGAGAAGGAGAACTAG
- the VAT1 gene encoding synaptic vesicle membrane protein VAT-1 homolog isoform X2: protein MTNALLAALLGCSVSASPESLGGGLPFLFSRPHLRPELGRKDPSMPSVLVFSGVWRLEDMKKGAGDRVMVLNRSGMWQEEVTVPSVQTFLMPEAMTFEEAAALLVNYITAYMVLFDFGNLRPGHSVLVHMAAGGVGMAAVQLCRTVENVTVFGTASASKHEALKENGVTHPIDYHTTDYVDEIKKISPKGVDIVMDPLGGSDTAKGYNLLKPMGKVVTYGMANLLTGPKRNLMALARTWWNQFSVTALQLLQANRAVCGFHLGYLDGEVELVSGVVARLLALYNQGHIKPHIDSVWPFEKVADAMKQMQEKKNVGKVLLVPGPEKEN from the exons ATGACCAATGCACTCCTCGCAGCTCTCCTGGGTTGTTCTGTATCTGCTAGTCCTGAGTCCCTGGGTGGAGGGCTTCCGTTCTTGTTCTCCAGACCTCATCTCAGGCCAGAACTTGGAAGGAAAGACCCCAGCATGCCCTCAGTTCTCGTCTTCAGTGGAGTGTGGAGGCTTGAGGACATGAAAAAGGGC GCAGGAGACCGGGTGATGGTATTGAACCGGTCAGGGATGTGGCAGGAAGAGGTGACTGTGCCCTCGGTCCAGACCTTCCTGATGCCTGAGGCCATGACCTTTGAGGAAGCTGCTGCCTTGCTCGTCAATTACATTACAGCCTACATGGTCCTCTTTGACTTCGGCAACCTACGGCCTGGCCACAGCGTCTTGGTACACATGGCTGCAG GGGGTGTGGGTATGGCTGCCGTGCAGCTGTGCCGTACAGTGGAGAATGTGACGGTGTTCGGAACGGCCTCGGCCAGCAAGCATGAGGCACTGAAGGAGAATGGGGTCACACATCCCATCGACTATCACACGACTGACTACGTGGATGAGATCAAGAAGATTTCCCCTAAAG GAGTGGACATTGTCATGGACCCTCTGGGTGGGTCAGATACTGCCAAGGGCTACAACCTCCTGAAACCCATGGGCAAAGTCGTCACCTATG GAATGGCCAACCTGCTGACGGGCCCCAAACGGAACCTGATGGCCCTGGCCCGGACATGGTGGAATCAATTCAGCGTGACAGCTCTGCAGCTGCTGCAGGCCAACCGGGCTGTGTGTGGCTTCCACCTGGGATACCTGGATGGTGAGGTGGAGCTGGTCAGTGGTGTGGTGGCCCGCCTCCTGGCTCTGTACAACCAGGGCCACATCAAGCCCCACATTGACTCAGTCTGGCCCTTCGAGAAG gTGGCTGATGCCATGAAACAGATGCAGGAGAAGAAGAATGTGGGCAAGGTCCTCCTGGTTCCAGGGCCAGAGAAGGAGAACTAG